The sequence CCCGAGGAAGAAGCCTTGGCGAATCCAACCGTTGCGGAAGTTGCAAGTGCACTGGGTGCAAAAGTACTCATTGGAAGCAACCAGCTCTACCGCCATGCCCGGGGGTTTACCGTTGCGGCCATGCAGTTAACCAACCTGTTATGCAGAATTGAGCACGGCACCCTGATTATCACCCCTGGAGACCGGGCCGATGTAATCGTAGCATGCATGGCAGCCCAGTCTTCAGATTCCATCGAAAATGTTTCCGGCATCATTTTGACCGGAGGTCTTGTACCTGAAGGTCCGGTATGGGAGCTTATCAAAGGTATTCCTGATGCCATACCCGTCCTCAGCGTCACAGAAAACACATTCCCCACTGCTTTGGCCGTGGAAAAAATCAAGGGTTCGATTTCACCGTATGATGACAGGAAAATCACCCGGGCACTGGCTCTATTTGAACAGCACGTGGATATTGACCGAATGATGAATAAAGTCATCACCACGGACGCCACCATTATGACACCCAAAATGTTCGAATACGAACTCATCCGTAAAGCCCGGATGTTCAAAAAACGGATTGTTCTGCCCGAAGGAGATGAAGAGCGGATATTGCGTGCCGTGGAAACCATTCTACGGCGTGGAATTGTTGACATCACTCTTCTTGGTGATGAAAAAAAAATCCGGCACAAAATCAGGAAGCTTGGCCTGCGCATGGGAGAATTTGACATCATCAACCCGGGAAAATCTGAACTACTCGAAAATTATGCTCAAATCTATTGCGATTTAAGAAAACACAAAGGCATGACCATTGAAAATGCCCGGGACCGGGTGACGGATGTTAACTATTTCGGCACAATGATGGTACACATGGGTGATGTGGACGGCATGGTATCAGGTTCCGTCCACAGCACAGCGGCAACCATTATCCCCTCATTTGAAATCATCAAAGCCAAAAATCCCAAAACCCCTGTATCCGGATTATTTTTCATGTGCCTGCCACACAGGGTTTTAGCCTATGGGGATTGTGCTATTAACCCAGACCCCAATGCAGAGCAGCTTGCAGAGATCGCCATTACTTCGGCGGAAACAGTGCAAATGTTTGACATCGAACCAAAAATTGCCATGCTCTCTTATTCCACAGGTACCTCGGGCAAAGGCAAAGATGTTGACAAAGTCAGGGAAGCCACCAGAATCGTCCAACAAAAGCGCCCGGACCTGCTCATTGAAGGACCCATACAGTATGATGCGGCAATAGAACCCAATGTCGCAAAAACCAAAATGCCGGACTCTCCTGTGGCTGGTAAAGCCACGGTTTTCATTTTTCCGGATCTCAACACGGGAAACAACACTTACAAAGCCGTACAACGTTCCTCGGGTGCCGTGGCCATCGGCCCCACCCTGCAGGGTTTAAACAAACCGGTGAATGACCTAAGCCGAGGCTGCCTTGTGACGGATATCATCAACACCGTAGCCATCACAGCCATCCAGGCCGCCGAGCAGGATTGGAAAAATAAAAGCTAATGGAGATGGGCCTGATTTTCATACACTGCCTTATAACGCTCCTTAGTATAATAGATAAATTCCTGGAGAACAGATGAAAAATATTTATCTTTATGCCAGATTGTATAAAAGGAACGGGAAAATTTAAAATCTTTAATTTTAAGACGAAACAGCTGCCCGGATAAAAGTTCATTCATTACAGAAATCCTAGACAGGCAGCTCAACGCCCCCTTGTTTCCAAGTACGGATTTTACAGCTTCCGTATGCCCCACCTCCAAAAAAGGTTTAAACCGTTTTTTATACTTTGCTATGTGGTATAAAAAGACTTCCCGTGTGCCGGAGCCCTCTTCCCTGAAAATCCATCGCTTTGATAAAAGCTCGTCCATGCGGTAATCTTCGTTGCGCACCAGATCCGAATCGCCGGTCACCACATAGAGCTCATCAAGCCCAAGCACTTCCCGCTCAATTTCGATACTGTTGTAGTCTGCTTCAACAAACCCTATATCCAACTCACCATCTTCGATAAGCTTGCCGATCTCTATGGTATTGCCCGTTATCTTTTCCACACGCACCCCTTCATACAGCTCGGCAAACTCATAAATAATCTGGGGTAGAATATAGTTGGCAATAGATGAGCTAGCACCCACTTTGATATCTCCAACCAGATCCTGGTCCCTGAACATAGCCTCGCTTTCCCGCAGGCCAAAAACCAGGGGCTCCACCATCCTGAAGAAATAACGCCCGTTTTCATTGACCACCAGTCGTTTATGAATGCGGTCGAATAATAACTTTCCCAGGGTTTCTTCAAGTGATTTTATGGCCATGGATACTGCCGACTGGGTCAGGCCGAAATCCTTGGCCACCTGACTTAAATGGGGCGTTTTCACAAGTGCAAGAAATAATTCAAGTTGCCTTAATGTCAATCGCATACCTCCATAGACCTGTTAAACAAGGGCATAACCTGCATACCCTTTAGCATCGAAACACAAAATTGCAGGGGTCGTCTGTCATACAGAATAAATATATCATGCTGACGGATTTACCCAAAGAGTATATTCAAAAAAATTGATAGATTCGTTCAATTTCTTAAATACTTTTGGTTCACAAATTCAGTAAAGCATATTTTTAAATTAAACGATGCCAGGGGGCATAGGGGGCACTGATGCACCGCCCAAAACAAACCCGCCGTCAATACGCAGAACAGCACCGGTCATATAGGGAGCATCCCTGATAATAAAGTTGACGGCCTTGACAACATCGGAGATCTGACCGGTCCGACCGACCAGGGTATGGTCTATCAGGGAACGCTTTTCCGCATCCGACAACACCTCCCGCCACCCCCGGGTGCCCTGGGCATGGCGGGTTTCAAATATACCCAGCATCAATTCGTTCACCCGCACCAAAGGCGCCCCCATCCGGGCCCATGTTTCGGTAAGCACACCCACCCCCCGGTTGGCGGCTGAATACCCCTCGTTGAAAACCAGGGCAGCCGGGCCGGATCTACCGGTTATGGCTGCAACAGAAGAAATATTAATGACAACGGCATTATCACACGCCTTCAATAAAGGAAACATTGCCTCAAAAACCCAGCGTTTGGCTTTAAGCGTAGTTTCAATCTCCAAATCCCAC is a genomic window of uncultured Desulfobacter sp. containing:
- the pta gene encoding phosphate acetyltransferase; the protein is MSSGLYITATQAGAGKSAIAIGVMEMLFRKLERVGFFRPIITKDPEDAWDLDIELMSSQYHLDRPYATMYGVTQNEADQLLSHGKKDELLEKIIEKYNDARQKCSFILCEGTDFVSSTTGVEFDINATIIQNLNCPVLLVADAHNKSMEEAATLTGMTLDSLGSKGCHILGTIINRVAPSDLPGIIDYFKKTELFPDQLLYAVPEEEALANPTVAEVASALGAKVLIGSNQLYRHARGFTVAAMQLTNLLCRIEHGTLIITPGDRADVIVACMAAQSSDSIENVSGIILTGGLVPEGPVWELIKGIPDAIPVLSVTENTFPTALAVEKIKGSISPYDDRKITRALALFEQHVDIDRMMNKVITTDATIMTPKMFEYELIRKARMFKKRIVLPEGDEERILRAVETILRRGIVDITLLGDEKKIRHKIRKLGLRMGEFDIINPGKSELLENYAQIYCDLRKHKGMTIENARDRVTDVNYFGTMMVHMGDVDGMVSGSVHSTAATIIPSFEIIKAKNPKTPVSGLFFMCLPHRVLAYGDCAINPDPNAEQLAEIAITSAETVQMFDIEPKIAMLSYSTGTSGKGKDVDKVREATRIVQQKRPDLLIEGPIQYDAAIEPNVAKTKMPDSPVAGKATVFIFPDLNTGNNTYKAVQRSSGAVAIGPTLQGLNKPVNDLSRGCLVTDIINTVAITAIQAAEQDWKNKS
- a CDS encoding LysR substrate-binding domain-containing protein gives rise to the protein MRLTLRQLELFLALVKTPHLSQVAKDFGLTQSAVSMAIKSLEETLGKLLFDRIHKRLVVNENGRYFFRMVEPLVFGLRESEAMFRDQDLVGDIKVGASSSIANYILPQIIYEFAELYEGVRVEKITGNTIEIGKLIEDGELDIGFVEADYNSIEIEREVLGLDELYVVTGDSDLVRNEDYRMDELLSKRWIFREEGSGTREVFLYHIAKYKKRFKPFLEVGHTEAVKSVLGNKGALSCLSRISVMNELLSGQLFRLKIKDFKFSRSFYTIWHKDKYFSSVLQEFIYYTKERYKAVYENQAHLH
- a CDS encoding SDR family oxidoreductase, which encodes MEIKGKVALVLGAVKGIGKGIGLDLARQGANLVLTRHDWPDAFGDMDAEFEKIGAEHHIINADLRKIDEIESLAKFIKDRYGRLDILVNNIERGGWPTVHGAYVEEQWDLEIETTLKAKRWVFEAMFPLLKACDNAVVINISSVAAITGRSGPAALVFNEGYSAANRGVGVLTETWARMGAPLVRVNELMLGIFETRHAQGTRGWREVLSDAEKRSLIDHTLVGRTGQISDVVKAVNFIIRDAPYMTGAVLRIDGGFVLGGASVPPMPPGIV